Sequence from the Saccharopolyspora pogona genome:
CGTCCCCCTAATAGAGTGATTTTGGTCCCGGATCTGTAACCCGAATGGCGTGCCCCATCGACACAGTGGTTGAGAAACGCGTATTTCCCGAGACTGCGGGCCATCGGCGGTTGCGGTCTGCTGCGCGCTACGCGCACGACGACGACAGGGGTTTGCAACAGCGTGGCTAAATCGGTGTGGACACGAGTGCGGGGACTGCTGGCCACCGAGGCAGGAGCACCGGACCCCCGACAGCGCCAGTACGCCGTGCTGGTGCTCGTCGCCGTGGTGGCAGGCACCGCCATCGGATGGATCTTCGACCTGCAGACCCCGGCGCTGATCGCCGGGTTAACCGCGGTGCTGGCGCTGGTCGCCACCGGCGGCCAGTCGCTGCGCACCGACCTGCGCCGGTTCGTCTGGTTCACCCCGGCGCTGGTGCTCGTGATGACCGTCGGCCCACTGCTGGTGAACATCCCGGTGCTGGCCGGGCTCGCGGTGGCGCTGGTGGTCTTCGGCAGCGGCATGCTGCCCGCGCTGGGCGAGCACTACCGCATCGGCGGGCAGACCTTCGCCGCCGCGACGCTGGTGTCCACCACCACCGGGATTGGCTCCGACCAGCCGGCGCTGGTGCTGCTGGCCTCGACCGCCGCCGGCGCGCTGTTCGCGCTGGTCCTGCGAGTGATCATCGGCATCGGCGACCCGACCAGGGCGACTCGCGTGGCGGTCGCCCGGACGCTGCTCGAACCCGGGCCGGGTGTGGTCGAATCGGCCGCCGCCGCGTGGCGCGCCGACGGCTCGGCCACCTGGCTCGGCCAGGTGCTGGCCGGCGCGGCTCGCTTCCGCGCGGCGCGCGAAACCCTGCTCGCGCAGGCCCAGCAGAGCGACCGCGCGGAAGCCGCCCGCCTGGAGCAGATCGTCGCGGAGGCCGACCAGGTCGCCGCCGAACTCGCCCGTGCGGTGCGCTCCCGCGCCTGCACCGGACTGCCGGCCGCGGCTCGCCGCGACCCGGCGCAGGCCGTGGTGGCCCGCGGCGGACGGCAGGACCTGCCGGACGCGGTCCAGGGCCTCAACCAGGGGCTGGACCGGATCCGCGCCACGGTGATGCGCCGCGTCGAGACCCCGCTGCCGCCGCCGGCTCCCGGCGCGCGCCGGGAGCGGGTCATGGGCGCGGTCCGGGCGCACCTCTCGTTCCGCTCTTCGCTGTTCCGGCACGCGCTGCGCTGCACCCTCGCGGTCGCCTTCGGCATGGTGATCGTCCTGCTGCTGCGCGACCCCTCGGCGTCCAGCCTGCTGCTCGCGCTGTACGTGGTGCTGCAGCCGGCGGCGCGGGACAGCATGACCGGCGCGTTGGAGCGGACCGGTGGCGCGGTGCTCGGCGTGACCGCGCTGGCCGTGCTGATCACCCTGCTGCCGGGGACGTTCCTGCTGGTGCCGCTGGTGATCGGCGGCATGCTGCTGAACATGACGCGGCTGCGTGCGGACTACCAGGCGCTGCTCGGCTGCCTGATCGTGGTGACCGTCGTCGACCAGGCGATGCGGCTGGACCGACCGCTGGTGAACGTGGGCATCAGCTTCGCGGCGAACACCGCAGTCGGAGCGGCCATCGCGCTGAGCGTCGGCTACCTCAGCTACCTGGTCCTGCCCAGCAGCATCCTGCCGGACGTGCGCGGCGCGGTGCGGTCCACGGTGTGGGCGGTGTCCGAGCTGCTGCGTAGCGTGCGAGCGGCCGGGCAGGGCGTCGACCTGCCCGTGGCGCTGCAGGCGGCGAACGTGCTGGCGCTGCGGCGCACCCAGGACCTGCTGGGCATGCCGGCAATGCTCGACGGGACCGGTGAGGAGACTGACGACGACCGCGCGACGCGTGCGGCGGCCATCGCGCTCGACGCGTTGCGGCAGGACGTCGCGACGCTCGCGTTCCGGCCGGAGGCCGAGCAGGCGGTCGCGGTTCCGGCGCTACGCGCGGTGGACGACCTGCTGGGCGGCAAGCCGACGGCGAAGATCCCGGACGTGCCGGCGGGCAGCGCCCCGGCGACGGAGCTGCTGGCGAGCTCGCTGGTGGAGAACGCCCTGCACGCCCGCCAGGCGATCGACCGGACCTTCGGCTACGACAGCCCGTGGAAGAGCTACACGATCAGCTTCGTCCGCCCCGAACGCCTCCACATCCGCTGACTCCGGCACCGGACCTGCCCGAACCCGGCCTCGCGTGTCGTGGTGCCTGAACCTCGCGCGCGGCGGCTCCCCCCTGCGGGGGAGGTGTTTCCAACTCGGGCGGGAGTCGTTCCCGGCTTGCGGTTCCTACCGTCGCAGCCATGGATGGATCTGATCGCCCGAGACACTGGCCCGCGTACGC
This genomic interval carries:
- a CDS encoding FUSC family protein is translated as MAKSVWTRVRGLLATEAGAPDPRQRQYAVLVLVAVVAGTAIGWIFDLQTPALIAGLTAVLALVATGGQSLRTDLRRFVWFTPALVLVMTVGPLLVNIPVLAGLAVALVVFGSGMLPALGEHYRIGGQTFAAATLVSTTTGIGSDQPALVLLASTAAGALFALVLRVIIGIGDPTRATRVAVARTLLEPGPGVVESAAAAWRADGSATWLGQVLAGAARFRAARETLLAQAQQSDRAEAARLEQIVAEADQVAAELARAVRSRACTGLPAAARRDPAQAVVARGGRQDLPDAVQGLNQGLDRIRATVMRRVETPLPPPAPGARRERVMGAVRAHLSFRSSLFRHALRCTLAVAFGMVIVLLLRDPSASSLLLALYVVLQPAARDSMTGALERTGGAVLGVTALAVLITLLPGTFLLVPLVIGGMLLNMTRLRADYQALLGCLIVVTVVDQAMRLDRPLVNVGISFAANTAVGAAIALSVGYLSYLVLPSSILPDVRGAVRSTVWAVSELLRSVRAAGQGVDLPVALQAANVLALRRTQDLLGMPAMLDGTGEETDDDRATRAAAIALDALRQDVATLAFRPEAEQAVAVPALRAVDDLLGGKPTAKIPDVPAGSAPATELLASSLVENALHARQAIDRTFGYDSPWKSYTISFVRPERLHIR